DNA sequence from the Paramormyrops kingsleyae isolate MSU_618 chromosome 14, PKINGS_0.4, whole genome shotgun sequence genome:
CTTCTGGACCAGGGGGCCGTCCTGATCGGAAAGACTAATTTGGATGAGTTTGCAATGGGGTAAATTTATGCAAAATGCTGatttcttttttcccttttttgctTAAAAATGGACATCATTATCTCTCTTATTTTCATGCATGTGGAACTGCATTTGAGTTGCTTGCTGGGAgcagggtgggtggggcagtAAGGCGGGTGTGTTTCGGGGGTCATGGGCCCTCAGCGTGGCACCTGATCCCCACCCCATGTTCTCTCCAAGGTCCGGCAGCACCGACGGTGTGTTCGGCCCAGTGCAGAACCCCTGGAGCTACTCGGTGCAGTACCGGGAGCGGGCCGGAGCTGATGCGGGCTGGACGATCGCTGGTGGCAGCTCTGGGGGGAGTGCAGTCGCCGTGGCGGCCCAGACCAGCTTCTTGTGAGTTTTGCAGCTTCCTGTGACAGCTTCTGCTCCAGAAAAGCACCTGACCTGTCAAAAGGCTGCATGATATGAGAGTTTCTTTGCCTCCTCTGGTTAGGAGTGTCCATCATGTCAGTGTGCTGCCTGGTCTGGCCTTGAGTACTTCTGTATTTCTGGGTCATCATGGAGTATGAATCTCCCAGTCATACCTATGCAGATTCTGTAGCTGACTCCCCTTGTCTCCCCATGTGACTGTCTCCCCCCATCTCTCCCAGTATCCCTGTCCCTTCCTGTCTCCCAGTGTCCCTGTCCCTTCCTGTCTCCCCCCATCTCTCCCAGTGTCCCTGTCCCTTCCTGTCTCCCAGTGTCCCTGTCCTGGACTGCTCTCTCACCCATGTTGTACCGTCCTATCATCTTGCAGTTCTGACTGTAGTGACCTTTCCTGATTAAATGGAGTGTGGATGGGTGGACTAAAGGTGTGGCAGGTGATTGTCTGTCTGTAACTAAGCTCGTCTGGCTTGTCAGCCAAGGATTAGCGCAAAGGTTTAAACATACGAGGCTTCCTGATATTTGCATCAGTAAAGGGCAGGGCGGCGAACCGGTCCCTCCCGGTTCATTGGCTCTGATTCTTTGCTGAAAGACCAGCACTTGAATaattgaccaatcagcataatGGAGCTGGAGCCGCACCCTAAGATGGAGTGATGCATCCAGTCATGCGGGCCACctgtcccccccgccccccatgccGCTGTCACTCAGCCCTGTTCCTGTTCGTGTTCCTGCAGTGCCCTGGGCTCAGACACGGGGGGCTCCACGCGTAACCCGGGGGCCCTATGTGGCGTGGTGGCGCTGAAGCCCACCTACGGCCTGCTGTCCCGCCACGGCCTCATTCCACTGGTGAACTCCATGGACGTACCGGGCATCCTGACCCGGAGCGCCAGCGACGCGGCCACCGTCCTGGGtaagggtagggttagggttagtggaACATGCTGGAAGGCAGACGGGCAGTGGGACAGTGTGGGATGCTCGCGGGTCACAACTCCCATGCACTTCTCAACTGGGCGGATGTCTCTGCAGGTGTCCTCCAAGGCTTGGACAAGAAGGACTCCACGACGATTCCTCCCCCAGCCACGCCCACCCACCTACCCGAAGAAATTGACGTCAGGAAGATCCGTATCGGCATACCGCGGGTaggcagcgccccctgtgtgtgaatgtcctaggccagattcccaaATTATcttcattatcatcatcattattattattattattagtgatCTATTCACTCCGGATGTGAGCGTGCTGCCAGTGCTTACTCCCTCACTATGCCAGACATAGTGAAGGTGTTTTCAAGGAGTGCAGAAGTGCATCACCATACATGATGTTCTGTTGAAATTCTTTCTGCCCAGTCATTTTAGCcttttcctgccccccccccccaccccaggagtACCACGCCCCGGGGCTGTCCGCAGAGACACTGTCCCAGTGGACTCGTGTTGCCGACCTGTTTGAGCGGGAGGGAGCCTCGGTGGAGCCCGtgtccctcccccacacccaGCACTCCATCGTCTGCTATCACGTGCTCTGCACGGCAGAGGTGGCTTCCAACATGGCGCGCTTCGACGGCCTGGAGTACGGTGAGCGCTGTCGGTCAGTCGGCGATCAACCGTGCATGATGCGGTTGAAGAACCGGTCCTCGGAGTCCTGGATGGGGTTATTGTGATGCTCCTGTTTATCTAAGTGagcaggaaccccccccccccccacagccgaGCCCTGGACAGGCAGACTGACGGTGAGTCTCGTTCAGGTCACCGCAGCGCGCTGGAGGACTCCACCGAAGCCCTGTATGCCGCCACGCGACATGAGGCCTTCAACGACGTCGTCCGGCGTAGGATCCTGGCAGGAAACTTCTTCCTGCTGAAGAGGTGAGAGGCCTCTCACCGCAGCTGGGGTGCATGTGTCAGAACTGGAGGCCCAGCATCACTCGTGGAGAGGAAGTGTGTCTCACAGAAGGAACAGTTAAATGCATGCACATCTTCTTTCTTGGTTTTCCTGTTTTCATTGTTACCAACAGGCTCGT
Encoded proteins:
- the qrsl1 gene encoding glutamyl-tRNA(Gln) amidotransferase subunit A, mitochondrial, coding for MLGLTIREVSQAMREGRVSPTELCRRCLEQVKSTSYLNAYITVTEEQALQQAQESQVRFLKGKPKGPLDGIPFSVKDNFCTESMETTCASRMLKGYRPPYTATVVQKLLDQGAVLIGKTNLDEFAMGSGSTDGVFGPVQNPWSYSVQYRERAGADAGWTIAGGSSGGSAVAVAAQTSFFALGSDTGGSTRNPGALCGVVALKPTYGLLSRHGLIPLVNSMDVPGILTRSASDAATVLGVLQGLDKKDSTTIPPPATPTHLPEEIDVRKIRIGIPREYHAPGLSAETLSQWTRVADLFEREGASVEPVSLPHTQHSIVCYHVLCTAEVASNMARFDGLEYGHRSALEDSTEALYAATRHEAFNDVVRRRILAGNFFLLKRNYELYFMKAQKVRRLIAQDFARVFHGGVDVLLTPTTLTDAAPYHQFIQEDNRTRSTQEDVFTQPANMAGLPAVTVPTALSSRGLPIGLQLIGPALHDTRLLALAAWLQKRLCFPRLELAGTWAEPGDVGVAPGLQGALQGHT